The DNA sequence GCCCCACGCAGGTCCTCGCCTACCTCGGCCGCTATGCCTCTCGGATCGCCCTCTCCAACGATCGCCTCGTCGCCCTGCAGGACGGCCAGGTCACCTTCCGCTGGAAGGATCGCGCCCACGGCAACGCTCCCCGGCTCGCCACCCTCGACGCCACGGCCTTCCTGCGCCGCTTTCTGCTCCATGTCTTGCCCCGCCGCTTCGTCCGGATCCGGCACTACGGATTCCTGGCCAACGCCGTGCGCCCGCAGAAACTGCCCCGGGTACGCCAATGGCTCGCCCCGGTGGCGGTCGCCGTCGAATCGAATGCACCACTGAAGCCCGAACGGTGGGAAGCGCTCCTGCTCCGGCTGACCGGGAGGGATGTCACCCGGTGTCCTCGGTGCGGGGTCGGATGCCTGCTCGTCGTCGAAACGCTGCCTGCGCTGACGGGGCTCGGCGATCCTTCCCGCCGCGCGAGGAGCCCATGAAACCCTCCACCTCGCGCTCGGCCCCCTTGGCCCCCTCCGCCACGCCCGTACTCTGTCTGCGTGAGGTCTCAACCGCCAGCATCGTCGTGCCAAGCCGGTTCATCGTTGCGCCGCCAGGTCGCCGGCACGGCAGACACCGCCGACTTTTCGAAGCTTCACCCCGGGCAGCCGCGTTCCTGCCGCTCACCTCGCTCGATCAATCCCCATAGCTGGCGTCCGCGGCGACCGTCGGCGGGCGGTTTCATTCAACGCGCCTTTTTCGCGCATCGCGCTATCGCGCGACGACACGAAAAAGCCCTCTTCATTTTCTTCATTCTCGGCCCGCCGGGCGCGAGGGAGCCGAGCGAGCCCGACCCGAGGCCCGACCCGAGGCCAGGCTACAGCAGTCACCTTGTCTCGGTACTCGATCACCACCGCCGTGGCCCGATCCGTCGCGCATGAGAGACAGAGCGGCAGCCCGCCGTAGCGGACCCAGCTCCCGGTTCGGCAGAGAGCGCACGGCGTAAACGGTCCGATCGTCCTTGAACCGAGCCTCGGCACCCCTTTTGGTCACGGATCGCCGGCCCTCGCCCGGGCCTCTTGGCTCCCGCTGCTCATGAGCGCACCTGACCCCGCCGCCGACCCGGAGGCGTCACCACTCATCACCGGTGTCACCGGTGTTTTGGACATAGGGGGGCCTGCGGAAAGGGAGGGCTTTCCCTCACTCGGGGCACGATGGAGATCTTCGGCGGGCGGGGTTGCCGACGGGCGGTCTCGATCCTCCTGAAAAAGTTGAGAAGAGGCCTCGGGAGACTCTGCGTGCGACTGCTCGGGAGGAGGCTCGTCCCCGGGGAGGGCTCGTGGGAGGACCACCGTGTACCGGCATACCCCCCCCTACTCAGAAAAACCGGTGACACCGGTGACAGGTGGTGACGCAGCCGGCAACTCCTCGTCCAGGAGGGCCTCGACCGCGCGCCGGCGGAGCCGGAGCACCCGGCGCCGCTGGCCGCCCACTCGGGCGACGACGCTGTGGCGGCCGGCCTCACAGTCCGAGAGCCCCTCCCGGGCCACGTCCCGCTTGAGGCGGTCCTGTCTCAGCGGGAAGGGTTCCCCCATGTCGCGGCAGAGGCGGCTCACGGCTCCGAAGGCCGCGTCCGGGAGCAGGTACATGGAGTGCTCGTCCAGCCAGCCGATCAGTGCCGGCTCGCCGTGGAGCCCTTCGCCGCTCTGATCCTTCGGGAGCAGCACCGCCCGCCGCTGGGCCACGAGGGTGAGCAGGAGTCTGAGGAACCGGCGGGTCGGGCGCTCGCTTTCGACGAGCCGCCCCTGGGCGCGCCCGAGTGCCCGGAGCGCCTCCCAGCCCCTGGCGCGCAGCGCCTCACCCTGGCCTTCTGAGCAGGCGCCGATCTCCTCGGCGTATTTCAGGCCCGCGTGGAGGCCGA is a window from the Candidatus Rokuibacteriota bacterium genome containing:
- a CDS encoding transposase, which produces PTQVLAYLGRYASRIALSNDRLVALQDGQVTFRWKDRAHGNAPRLATLDATAFLRRFLLHVLPRRFVRIRHYGFLANAVRPQKLPRVRQWLAPVAVAVESNAPLKPERWEALLLRLTGRDVTRCPRCGVGCLLVVETLPALTGLGDPSRRARSP